The Echinimonas agarilytica genomic sequence GCAATTCTTAGGGCGTGGAGAATTTGCACTGGAATTTGGTGACTATCGCGTAGAAATTGATGTACCTGCCGATCATATCGTGGCCTCCACAGGTACGCTGCAAAACCCAGACGATGTGTTGTCAAAAGCCCAGCAAGATCGGCTTCAACAAGCTCATGGCGCAAAAACACCTGTGATGATTGTGACCGAAGCTGAAGCGCTTGCCAATGAACGCGAAAAATCGTCAGCGCGTAAAACATGGGTCTTTGAAGCAGAAAATGTGCGTGATTTTGCATGGGCTTCATCGCGTAAGTTCCTGTGGGATGCGATGATCGTTAAAAGTGGTGACAACGACGTGTTGGCTATGTCGTACTACCCCGAAGAAGGGGTTCCTATTTGGCCTATGTATTCCACTCAGTCCATTGTTCACACCATTGAGCAATACAATAAGTACGCCTTTGAGTATCCCTACCCTGTCGCGATATCGGTGAATGGTCCAGTGGGCGGTATGGAATACCCGATGATTACCTTTAACGGTCCTCGTCCTGAAATCGATGAGCAAGATCGCACCAAGCGCACTTATTCAGAACGCAACAAGTACGGACTTATTTCGGTTATTATCCACGAAATTGGGCACATCTACTTCCCGATGATTGTGAATTCAGATGAGCGTCAATGGACGTGGATGGATGAAGGTTTAAATACCTATCTGCAATTTTTAGCAGAACAAGCGTGGGAAGAAAATTACCCAAGTCGTCGCGGTGAACCTCGAAAAATTGTGGATTATATGGCGTCACCGAATCAGGTGCCGATTATGACCAACTCCGAGAGTATTTTGCAGTTCGGTAACAACGCTTACGGTAAACCGGCAACGGCACTGAATATTTTGCGTGAAACCATCATGGGTCGCGAGCTATTTGACTATGCGTTTCGCGAATATGGTAAGCGGTGGAAGTTTAAGCGTCCCATGCCTGCAGACTTTTTCAGAACCATCGAAGATGCCTCGGCGGTAGATTTGGACTGGTTTTGGCGCGGTTGGTTCTACAGTGTCGATCATGTGGATATCAGCATTGATAGTGTCCGTGTAATGTCTCCTGATTCTTTAATTCCTGCTATCGAGCAACCCTTTGCCCGTGAGCAAAAAAATGCTGAGCCTGAATCAATGACAGTGGTTCGCAATAAAGGGATGGAACGTCGAGTCGATCAATACCCTGAACTCAAAGATTTTTATAATGAAAATGATGCGTTCACAGTCACCCATACAGACGTTAATGAATACAATGCCATGAAAGCCGAGTTTGAAGACTGGGAAGCTGAAATCCGTGAAACCGGAGGATACTTCTATGTATTGGACTTCAGCAACTTAGGGGGCTTGGTCATGCCTATTATTTTGCAGCTCGACTATGCCGATGAAAGTTCTGAAATTGTGCATATTCCAGCCGAAATATGGCGCGCGAATCCAAAGAGCACATCTAAACTTTTATGGCGTGATAAAAAATTGGTACAAGTGACGGTTGATCCGCACTGGCAAACGGCAGATGTAGACCTGTCGAACAACCACTACCCGCGTCGTATTATTCCCTCGCGTCTTGAGTTGTTTAAGTCAGAGCCAAAACCAAACTTGATGAAAGAGTCTCAGGCCGAACTAGAGCCTGTTGAAGAACCAAAGACAAAGGTTAAACAATAAATGTTGAAATGGTGTCTGGTTGTTTGGTTTGCATGCGTAAGCAGTTGTATGAGCAGTGTTGCATCGGCTCATACCTACAATGCGATCCGAACAACCATCGCTTCAAACCCAAACTCAGACCATGTTGAGATCATTCATAAAGTATTCATTGATGATCTCAATACGGTTGTCAGTCGTGAATTGTCCGAATTTCATGAGTTATCGAATGAAACCAGCGATCTAGTCTGGATTCGCGAGTATTGGACTGAGCGGTTTGCAATGACTTCTCCCGACGGTACGCCCATTGTGCTTGAATGGGTGGGAGCGGAGTTTGATGACCATTTTGTGTGGGTTTACCAAGAGTATACTGGGCCGGTTGAATCACTCTCGAAGTTTTGGGTGGCAAACCGGTTGCTGTTTGGCGAATTCAAACATCAAATCAATACGGTTGATATTGCGATAGGTGGCAGCAAAGAAGCGCTTATATTCACCCAGCACGCAGTGCGGCATTTGGTTGAATTAAAGCCTTCTTCAACGAAACCAGCAATACCTAAGCCCCCCCATACTCACGCACACTAAGTGAATTGAATGAACAGCGAGTGAGAGGTTTGAACTCGCTTTTTATTGTTGCTTACTCAACGCCTAAAAAACCACCTGACTGATGTTGCCATAGTCGCGCATACACGCCTTTTTTCTCTAGTAATTGCTGGTGGCTACCCTGCTCTATGATCCGGCCTTCGTCGAGCACGATAAGACGATCGAGGGCAGCAATAGTCGATAATCGATGAGCAATCGCGATGACGGTTTTACCTTCCATCAACTGATCTAAGCTACGTTGTATGGCCATTTCTACTTCAGAATCTAATGCCGAGGTTGCTTCGTCTAATACTAGAATAGGGGCGTCTTTTAGTAATACGCGGGCTATCGCAATCCGTTGGCGTTGACCGCCGGATAGTTTTACGCCGCGCTCTCCCACCATGGCGTTGTAACCCACCTGACCTTTGGCATCCGACAAGTCTTGAATGAACTGATGAGCTTCAGCTTTTTTAGCCGCATCATAGAGTTCGTCGTCGCTGGCATCAGGGCGCCCGAACAAGATGTTTTCGCGCACCGGACGATGCAACAAAGAAGTGTCTTGTGTGACCATACCAATGTTGCTTCTGAGGCTATCTTGCGTGACTTCTGAAATCTTGTGTCCATCAATTGAGATGGCACCCGAGTCAGCATCATAAAACCTAAGTAATAGGTTGACGAGTGTGGATTTTCCAGCCCCTGAGCGGCCCACAAGGCCAATTTTTTCGCCCGGTTGAATGGTGAAGTTGAGGTTGTCGAAAATTATTTTGTCGCCATAACTAAACTTCAAATCTTTGAATTCGATTTTGCCTTGAGGTGTGGTGAGTTCAGTGGCGTCATCGGTATCGACAATGGTATGCGGTTGCGAGAGCGTATTCATGCCATCTTGCACTGTCCCAATGTTTTCAAACAATGAGCTCACTTCCCACATGATCCACACAGACATGCCGTTTAAACGCAAAGATAATCCAAGTGCGACAGCAATCGCACCGGGTGTGATCTCGCCTTGGCTCCAAAGGTATATGGCTACGCCAGCCACTACTGTGAGCAAGATGTAGTTAATCACAGATACGGCTAAGTCGAGTAAGGTCACCATACGCATTTGCGGATGCACTGTGTTTAAAAATCGGCTCATGGTGTTGCGCGCATAAGATGATTCGCGATTGGCATGAGAAAATAATTTTAAGGTGGTGATATTGGTGTAGCTATCGACAATTGCGCCGGTCATGTTGGCACGAGCATCGGCTTGTTGTTGAGATATCTTCTTGAGCCGAGGTAAAAAGAATCGAAGTACTAAAACATAGGCAGCCAACCATACCAGTAACGGCATAGCCAAACGTGGATCAGCGACGGCTAACAGGCCCACAACAGAAATAAAATACACAGCCACATATAGCAGTACATTGAGTAGCTTCATGACACTTTCGCGTACGGCCAAGGCTGTTTGCATGACTTTTGTGGAAAGCCTACCGGCCAAGTCATTTTGATAAAACTCAACGCTTTGATTTAACAAGTGTTGATGGGCCAACCAGCGAATACGCATGGGGAAATTACCCAACAGCGTTTGGTGTGTGAGTAGTGACCCCAAACCGTCCAGTATGGGAATACCAATGGCAATCACAATCCCTAAGCCGATAAGAAAGCTGCCATGTTCATCCCAGAAGGTTGCAGGATTTGATTCCGACAACCAATCAACCAGTTCGCCCATCATGCCAAACAAGCTTGCCTCAATGATTGCAATTAAGGCGGTAACAACGCTCATCGCAATCAAATATTTGGTGGAACCTCGACTGTAAAAACGACAAAAAGCCCACAACCCTTTAGGCGGCTGCAATTCATTTTGCTCGGGAAATGGTTCGATGAGGCGTTCAAAAAATCGGAACATCAGATGGTTGTCTCGTGATTCAGTCGGTGTTGGTCTGCGTAATGATTGGCCACCGGTGTTTAAAAATCAGGGTGGTATCTAATGATAACAGACTCCGTTGCGGCAAAAGCTAGTGTTTTGTGACGATTGACTCTCATCGAGAACCGACAATATGTGCTAATACTTGATAACACACCCATTGGATCTCTAATATTTTATGTCATTGTCTGTTTCGGAACATGGTCAGTGGACGATCACTTTTAAGCCAGATCAAATTGAATTAGTGCTCAGCGATAGCTTTAATTCAGAAGGTATTTTAGCGCTTCGTAAGGCTGCACAAAAAGTCGTACGAGAGCACTTAGACTCCCGTCTCTCGAAGGCATATTGCGATATGCGCTGTTGGGGGCTGACTACGGCCAGTGCGCACCATGAAATAAAAGGGATGCACGACGGCATGTATGCGCTGGGTATTCACCGTATTGCCTATGTGGCTGCCGACAATTTGCCGCTTGCGCGCTTTATCATAGAGCGGTGCTGGGAGCACCTACCTGATGTAGAGCGAGCCTATTTTTTATCGGAACACGAAGCAAGAGCGTGGTTGCATCAAAGCTCGACTAAAGATGGCAGTACGGATCCTAAATAATGTTGCCCAATGAAATGACCATTCCTTCCTTTTTGAGATTAACCTGTTAAAATTTTGATGCGCATAATTAGTCATTTTTTGTGCTTAATAATCTATTAAATTGGCTTTTAATGGTTTTTAAATCAATATTTATTCATTTTTTATATCCTTATTCATAATCTAGCTTTACACAGGCCTCTTGTTTGATGACAATCAGCAGCCTAGAGATAATATCCAAAGATCGAGACGTTGTTATGAAAGTAGGTTTTGTTGGTTGGCGTGGCATGGTGGGTTCCGTTTTGATGGAACGTATGTTGGTAGAAAATGATTTTGCTGATATCGAACCTATTTTCTTCACGACCTCAAATGTAGGTGGTCAGGGCCCTTCAATTGGAAAGGATATCCCTGCTTTAAAAGATGCCCACGACATTACTGAATTGAAATCACTGGATGCGATTGTTTCTTGCCAAGGTGGCGACTACACCAAAGCTGTTTTCGCTGACTTACGCGCAGCGGGCTGGCAGGGATATTGGATTGATGCGGCATCGAGCCTGCGCATGGACGATGAAGCCATCATTGTGCTTGATCCTGTGAATGACCAAGTCATCCGTGATGGCTTAAGCCAAGGCGTTAAAAACTATATTGGTGGTAACTGTACCGTGAGTTTGATGCTGATGGCGATTGGCGGCTTGTTTAATGCCGGCTTAGTGGAATGGGTTTCAGCAATGACCTATCAAGCTGCATCAGGCGCAGGCGCAAAAAATATGCGCGAGCTCATTTCTCAAATGGGTGCCATTGAACACAACGTAGCCGATAAACTTGCCGATCCGGCCTCTGCGATTCTCGATATTGACCGACAAGTGGCAGACTTTATTCGTGGTGATGAATTGCCAACAGACCAATTTGGCGCGCCGCTTGCGGGTAGTTTGTTGCCTTGGATTGATGTGCAACTTGAAAATGGTCAAAGCAAAGAAGAGTGGAAAGCGCAGGTTGAAACCAACAAGATCTTGCGTACAGGCGACGATTTGATTCCTGTGGATGGTACTTGTGTTCGTATTGGAGCGATGCGTTGTCATTCTCAAGCCTTGACCATCAAGCTCAAAAAAGACATTCCAATGGTT encodes the following:
- a CDS encoding M1 family metallopeptidase; the encoded protein is MIFVKKYLLYILCVLLAPLSILSHAESWPKHPPEDKFRQLEELLPTPNTYRIGSGAPGHEYWQQQADYHIQVKLDDEQQRIQAQELITYTNNSPDTLDYVWVQLDQNRFKPNSDYNLAMPGVTGYANKPFDSGDHMDLKDFRGRVARQQFEGGYVIEHVKDGNGHALTYIINKTMMRIDLPTPLGTGDQTQVSIAWSHNIVEAKKHGGRGGYEYFERDDNYLYEIAQWFPRMAVYDDVNGWQNKQFLGRGEFALEFGDYRVEIDVPADHIVASTGTLQNPDDVLSKAQQDRLQQAHGAKTPVMIVTEAEALANEREKSSARKTWVFEAENVRDFAWASSRKFLWDAMIVKSGDNDVLAMSYYPEEGVPIWPMYSTQSIVHTIEQYNKYAFEYPYPVAISVNGPVGGMEYPMITFNGPRPEIDEQDRTKRTYSERNKYGLISVIIHEIGHIYFPMIVNSDERQWTWMDEGLNTYLQFLAEQAWEENYPSRRGEPRKIVDYMASPNQVPIMTNSESILQFGNNAYGKPATALNILRETIMGRELFDYAFREYGKRWKFKRPMPADFFRTIEDASAVDLDWFWRGWFYSVDHVDISIDSVRVMSPDSLIPAIEQPFAREQKNAEPESMTVVRNKGMERRVDQYPELKDFYNENDAFTVTHTDVNEYNAMKAEFEDWEAEIRETGGYFYVLDFSNLGGLVMPIILQLDYADESSEIVHIPAEIWRANPKSTSKLLWRDKKLVQVTVDPHWQTADVDLSNNHYPRRIIPSRLELFKSEPKPNLMKESQAELEPVEEPKTKVKQ
- a CDS encoding ABC transporter ATP-binding protein, yielding MFRFFERLIEPFPEQNELQPPKGLWAFCRFYSRGSTKYLIAMSVVTALIAIIEASLFGMMGELVDWLSESNPATFWDEHGSFLIGLGIVIAIGIPILDGLGSLLTHQTLLGNFPMRIRWLAHQHLLNQSVEFYQNDLAGRLSTKVMQTALAVRESVMKLLNVLLYVAVYFISVVGLLAVADPRLAMPLLVWLAAYVLVLRFFLPRLKKISQQQADARANMTGAIVDSYTNITTLKLFSHANRESSYARNTMSRFLNTVHPQMRMVTLLDLAVSVINYILLTVVAGVAIYLWSQGEITPGAIAVALGLSLRLNGMSVWIMWEVSSLFENIGTVQDGMNTLSQPHTIVDTDDATELTTPQGKIEFKDLKFSYGDKIIFDNLNFTIQPGEKIGLVGRSGAGKSTLVNLLLRFYDADSGAISIDGHKISEVTQDSLRSNIGMVTQDTSLLHRPVRENILFGRPDASDDELYDAAKKAEAHQFIQDLSDAKGQVGYNAMVGERGVKLSGGQRQRIAIARVLLKDAPILVLDEATSALDSEVEMAIQRSLDQLMEGKTVIAIAHRLSTIAALDRLIVLDEGRIIEQGSHQQLLEKKGVYARLWQHQSGGFLGVE
- the asd gene encoding aspartate-semialdehyde dehydrogenase; translated protein: MKVGFVGWRGMVGSVLMERMLVENDFADIEPIFFTTSNVGGQGPSIGKDIPALKDAHDITELKSLDAIVSCQGGDYTKAVFADLRAAGWQGYWIDAASSLRMDDEAIIVLDPVNDQVIRDGLSQGVKNYIGGNCTVSLMLMAIGGLFNAGLVEWVSAMTYQAASGAGAKNMRELISQMGAIEHNVADKLADPASAILDIDRQVADFIRGDELPTDQFGAPLAGSLLPWIDVQLENGQSKEEWKAQVETNKILRTGDDLIPVDGTCVRIGAMRCHSQALTIKLKKDIPMVEIESIIANANDWVKVVPNDRDVTLQELTPAAVTGQLHVPVGRLRKMNMGGEYLNAFTVGDQLLWGAAEPLRRMLRILREA
- a CDS encoding DUF6702 family protein yields the protein MSSVASAHTYNAIRTTIASNPNSDHVEIIHKVFIDDLNTVVSRELSEFHELSNETSDLVWIREYWTERFAMTSPDGTPIVLEWVGAEFDDHFVWVYQEYTGPVESLSKFWVANRLLFGEFKHQINTVDIAIGGSKEALIFTQHAVRHLVELKPSSTKPAIPKPPHTHAH